The sequence below is a genomic window from Lolium rigidum isolate FL_2022 unplaced genomic scaffold, APGP_CSIRO_Lrig_0.1 contig_29825_1, whole genome shotgun sequence.
GTAGACAAAAGAAGTCCATGAAGGAACTCATGGATGGGGGTggaaaggccgcgaatgaggtggtcgatGAAAGTTACCCGGTATCCGATCCGCGGCATCGGGGAACTTTCGTTGCCAGGAAAGATCAGCGCTTCCTTCTTCTTCAGCAGCCTGAGCTTCTTGAGAGTGCTTTGATCTTGGttcgagatcttggatctctcccatacAGAGATCTCCATCTCCTCTGCCGGCGTATTGGTCCCTGGAGCGGTGTGCTTGGTGAGCTTTGTGCGCGGTGGCATTAAGGAAAGCGTTTGGGGAGAATGGAGATGAGCGGAAGCGTGAGGAGTTTGGGGGACAGCAATGACGATTTTGGAGAGAGAAGGAAAAGGtgagcggcgcagcgaaggggaagaATGCGGACGAAGGATGAAATTTATAGCAAAGTAATCGATCCGTCACaccgttggatgaaaaggaaaTGAATCTGATGCCCTACACGTGTCGGTAGGGGTATAATCATCTTTTCACTACGAGGTTACTAAACAGGCATTACAGCGCTCGTGCCAAAAATTACGGTGGACGTGTGTCCCCTACTTGCGCAACGTGTCAACAATGCAGGATTTTGGGCCCATAGATCAGAGAAGTGACATGATTCACGCATTTCCAACGAgaaggtcgtggctatcgtcagcattgaCGTCGCCACGATAAAATGGAGACTGGTTTTCTTTCAAAATAGCGACAGGGAAAATGTCGATGATACAAACAAAAGaaattcgggagcctttgatcaaatacaagtatttgtccaAATGATCGGggcctactcttatcagaagtcttATTTTTTACTTTTGAGGATAATGTGAACAGGTATATAGGGTTGTTACAAGAAGTCAAAAGTTGAGGCTACAACAAAGTATAAATACTGgactatagcctcgggggctactcccatcgggagcgctggtcgcgcacccgataaaaatgaaaAAGATGTGAAGCTGATAATATAGCAACAAGACAGCAAAAAGGTgatcctacaaccaagtacaagcacttagctgtagccttgggggctactcccatcgggaacgctggtcgcgtacccgatgaaatataaGGAGTCATATTGAGCATATTCGAGTTAAaacataactcttcatatactcccatcgggaggtcaagataaccagtcatcatatgactcgagcAAATATGTCATTCCAGCAGTTGAAaagggcactcgacaatatattcccaGAGCGCGTCcatcgcgaataaatctctgaatgccgtaatattttacgaaggtaagaccccgggatctgtcctgtgtggcgtggtatcgcacatgaatgtgctctgctacttttttccgtatcaacagatgcaaataaaaatcctaacggatgcgttaggtacccgataaaatatgactggaattcagattatggtaagaccttaagcggcacatgtcgaattacgccagtataccggggtcaagtccagggacttgaccttgaagtaggttcttgctggattgccacgagagcagttaactggtacctgatacgTCAGATGCatcagccccatttaccattatccttgTACAATGTATAACTATTTTATAAAGATTATCTAGTAACTCAAAGAAATGGTGTGTTAATtataatgatggagattttactcgattctacgattcaaggaaaatctcgggggctactgacataggcatccccaatgggcctgccgaagaaggtacccggagtttactaaaggcccacgacccgaagattacgaagcctggaagcccaataaagcgtcgatatggaaattagagatatattaggaatagagacttgtgattatacgggacgaactcaaagagtctcccgctgtttgtaacttgtacatcatgaaaccctcggctccgcctcctatataagggggagtcgagggagaaagagagggtcgatttcattgtcaacacaaccctagtttttagcagtcgagtactttttcggctgaaaccttcgagatctacttgccctctactttccacgaaaccctagtctacaacttgtaggcattgacaagtcgataccttgtcaatggttttccacaaacaaatacatagtttgaaccatggttgacataaatataaaacattgcaaaaaactaaacctaactaggctgggcatcgaaggtttcgtgtgttcgctgccaagaacgaacactcgagggcacaccctgtcacccaaactggaaaatccagctggtgtgggtgcccctgttggttcttccgaggaagaacaaccagaaacctcgaTGCATATttccgctgcgaagaaacaacacttgtCAGTCGTCGTCCTTCTCGGCGATGTCGCCGCGGTAGTGCCGGTGGCAACAGGTCTCGTCGAACACATTGAAGCTCATGTctctgtcgccaaagtaggagaacacgagcacaaAGCCGTTTtggaggcggtggtagcgcgcgaacctcTCCTAGCCAATGTGGACGTACATCTTTtcacgcgcgtcgtagatcacgtagaCGATCGACCGGCAGTAGCCGCGCGagtagcctcccgcagatgcagcgagcacGGGTGCCCGTCGTCGGCGACGAAGTCGGTGAAGGCATCCGGCGGCCTCTGGATGGCACGTGGGTTGCCCTTGAGGACGATGACGAACTCGAtcagcacgggcccctcctcgtcctgcatgtccaaagatgaagatgatggcgTCGCATgcaacggcgagcgtgcagctctgttgtggccacgaccacgaccatgaCTGCAAGCTCGGCCtgggcctctaccagccatgtcgtcgactcttgagatggtggtggctagggttggggagagaggtgctagggtttatgtgtgagagggacgatgagaggcggccctttttataggccggagggagacgggggagcggtggcgctcattaacaccgGCACACAAAGCTAGGCGCGACAATACGGTTCGCTGCGCCTCtgtgggaactgcaccgtcgctgcgtgccaataacttccgtagcgaggtaggcgacgattaggttaaaattgaatgtgccggccgacgcgtcggTCTCGCGTCACTtcacctcgctttcgttgtgtccggcgtgccccgacgcgcccccgtgggacgggggacGGATCCGGGCGCGCCGAACAAAATACGGGTTTAAGGAACGCGTTGAAAcgatttttgtccgacgcgctccAAATAGCTTCGAGACGCTTgcaggacgcgactggagatgctataAGTGCTAGCCGTAAATTGCCGTGACTAGGTTAATTTTGCTTGGCCGCGCGTCGCTACCACTCAGCAGTTGTGCAGTTGCTGGGTAACCAACCATGAGCTAGCTAGCCGTTAGCCGTACTACGTGCCGACATGGACCACCAATGGATGCGCATGCCTTGCTAGCGACACGGCGACCCGCCTACCTCATCCTCGCCCGCTACGTGTCGCAGTGCCTGTCGTGCCACGTCTGCCGACCCAAGCGGTAGCATGGATAATCACGGTTTGACTTGGGAGAGTAGAACGCCAGGTGGGGTTTATCCTAGAGGCCACACGTGTGGACAACTAGTACCGCACGGAGCATGCACCTATCCATTTCGTTAAGTGTACCATGTCGACGCCACAAAGCAGAACGAGATGGATGGCTGACTCACTGGCTTTCGTCGTACGGCGACATTGCTATATACGCCACTGTTGAAACAAATTTGAGGTTCATATAAACTTCACTACTCCCACTCTCTCTAAAAAAGGACtgcttaactttatctagatacagcgGTATGTAAATATATTTTAGTTATAGGTACTCATATCAGAAAAAGTGACCATCTTTTTTAAACAGAGAAAGTATTCAATTTTTTTTGGTTAGCGAGCGATTCTAAACCTTCGTTGGGGTGGCCGCACCGGAGTGTCCGCTCATCGCCTGCTTCGAGCCTCCCTTGTGCCTCCTCTTCTCTACCTCGTCACGTCACCCGGCAAAGCCTTTGCGGCGTGACGGCAGCTCGCCCCCGTCTTCCGCTCGGAGTCCGAGCGGCGGAAATGGAACCACTCGGAGGGCGCGTGGAAGCGAAGCGCGGGTGAACAAACTAGGGTCTGGCGCCGCCGGGGAAGTTCACCGGCTACGCCAATAGCGGCGAGGGCTCCTCCTCCGGCGCGTCGGGCCGTGCCCTTGCGCCACCCGTTTACGACAgcatcgacgaggaggaggaggaggaggaggaggaggaggaggaggaggaggaggaggcggcgcgcacCGGCTTCAACTCCGCGGATTATAGGCCctcaacgacgaggaggaggcgatggCGATCCAACAGGTCGCCATCATTTCGGAGGCCGAGGCGCGCACTTCCGCCGCGAGGAGGCGGACGCCGTCCGTCAGGTGAGCGCGTACGAGGCGGCGTAGAAGGAGGCCGTCGTCCGCCGCGTGAAGAAGGAGGTCGTCGACCTCAACTCCGAGTAGGTCGCCAATGGCGGCATCCTCAGCCGCGCGTAGAGGCCCTGGCAGGGCCGAAAATTAGTTAAGTTAGGCCACGCGGCGGAGGCCAATCTGTATGTAAAATGTATTTTGCGCTCGCAATGTCGATCATGCAACTATGCAGTTGCAATTTTAGTTTTATGAACTTGTTTGCGATAATCAATTCTACCACAATATTTGAATTTCGTTTTTTCGGTTTCGAATACGGGTGTAGGTCAGCGTCACCTCCTAATTCACTCGAAAATGTTTTTTAGGAGACTGAACTTGTATTTTTTAGTTCGTCCGTttgcgggctctgttagagatgctcttagagtacTTCTGCTACGGATGACTGATTATGTGGCAGATTTTGTTTACATTTTTTTTATTGGTACAGAGGCAAGCTGTCATTGGTATATGTGTATTAATAATTCTTTTTTCAAAAGAAAGTAAGatgcaaagtagttgtaatactcTGTGAGACGTATACCGTAACATTGTTGACAAAAGAGGTGGATGGTACATACAGATACAGTGACAGAGTTGACCTACGTGCCGATGGGCTAAAGAAAGAAGCAACGCACGCGACGGCACCGCCATGCTCATCGCTTAATTCCAAGGACCCGCACCGTCCAAGGTTACGGTGAGTAGACATACGGCGAAATTAGCAGACGGTGGGGGAGGTCAGAGACAGATTCGACCTGGAGTGCAGGGCAACGGGTAGGGTGCGTGTTGTCGAGATGGTCGGCGAGAATCAGCAGCACGTCGCGATTTAGTTCAAGGCGTACAATGGTTTAGGGTTTCGTTTGTTACTCTTTTATTAAGTAGTACAGTTATCGCCATCGAGATTCTTCTCTTTTGGCGCAAGTACTACGTGCAGGATGCGATGCTTCTTCATCGTGCGTCGGGATATACTCCAGCAAGCAAAGCATCTGCGTCCGCGTGCGTGCTACTGACGCGGTGTTGACTGAACAAAGCGCATGCAGCAGAAAGTACAGAGGAAAAGCAATGCTTTCGTAGCTTCAGATAAGGATTCTGTACCGCGTCATATTCAAGCAGCAGGAGGCATACATGTAGGAGATCAAAACAATAGCACATGAATGGAGTTTTCTGTAAATTGATATGAGACGAGAGCTAATctgttttccaaagaaattaaggGCTAGTTATTGATAGGTCACGTACGTCTTAGATCTTAGTGGACTTTGGTCCAACTAAATCTCAGCCAGTCGTCCATGTCTTGGTTACAACCTAGTTATAACTTAAGTGCACTCATATGCCAACATGAATCGCAAAGCTAATCCAATGGTCTGTATATTTTTTTTTTCCGGTTACAACCTAAGTGTAAATATGGAAATCTTGGTTGCAATCCATTTGTACCTAGGGACAGCAACCCACTTGGACTATAAGTATGAATCATGAGGCAAATTCAATAGCTAAGGAGTCTACCAAGATTTAGAATCTTTGGTGCCTGAGAATTAGCAATCAACCTGGTCGAAAGCGAGTGTGTACTAAATAATAGCGACATCTACAATACCAAATACACatgatatgaaaatatattttatgatgggTTTCTTAGAAAAGATACTTTCCTTATGCGGGGAAAAAAACATAAAAGAGTTATATGTTCCAATGTTTCTTTAAGTGATACGAGTTAAGTGGTTATTGGTCAAATCTGGTAATTTTACTACTAAATAGTACCGACATCTACAAGTTTTTGTGCTTTCTAAAAATTTCATTGAGAATCAAAGTTCTCTCACTGGTTAGTGAGTAAAAACTGAATGTTAAAAAGACATAATTTAAGGAGAGAGGCTGAAAAGACAAAGCTTTGTGAGTCCGGAACATTTGTTCTTTTCATGTTCATTGGCTAAGTATATAATGTACCATGTGTATCTCTTAGGTAAATTCAACATCTAGTTCTTTTGGTGATCTATATCTAGCCCCCGAAACCCTACCCTCCCCGCCGCCTCCCGGGCGGTGGCGGAGGCCCCCAGCCTCCAAGACCCGGGCCGGACTCTCCTCTCCCGCCCTCAGGCCGCGGTGCTGCCATCCCCGGTGGCGGCGCCCTCCCGTCGAAGGACGATGGGGTGGAGAGGGCTTCCATGGCGGCGCATCATGGGAGGCGATGAGGCGCGGGCTGAGGAAGCGGGCGGCACGGCTGCTTTCGCCGTGGCCTCGATGCACTTCGTCGGCCGCCATGGAGGAGTGGGTGGAGCGTGGTGGCCTTCGCCTCTACGGCggttcggcggtggcggcgatctACGCATGATTTGGGTCTTCTTGGACCCAATCGACGTAGGATCCATGGCTTCGGCCAAGCCATCGTCGATGCTCCGCGCCGCCTTTTTCTTCTCGGGTGATCCGGAAGGAGTGACTGGCGGCGTGGCGGCTGTTGGTCTAGCTTTGATGGTggtggtcctcgggtttctctcaTGCGAACATGAGGACCTGCCGAAGGCCAGTCTatcttgatctggctggagtgatAAGTTTCAGAAAGCTCcaccggcgaatggaacagtgcatcttttgtctggagtttgctggatcaggtggtattcggtcatgcgcacccatgcttttattccgaccgtttggttctggagggagcggcgcggctctattccgtgttgacatcaagtgactttttggtccatggtgaagtcagaagaaggaaataTCATGaatgccggattggaggactgctatgggaggttcaagtcttcgcgaTGTTAAGGGACTTGCCTCGGTGTTCCGGGCTCCGCGGTAGTGGTAtaaaagtgggggcggcagcacatgtgaagttcagagtcctacctttcagggtgaaaacccaaggtctagccttaactggttgtgcgtgacaatgaccttgttggaggcattgttttgagagcggggactatctccagggtgaaaacctaagatctttggtcgggcgacagatggcgctggtgcactgttcccttcttgaaagcgtcgcttttggagagtctgtattttcatgtgttgtcttggtggtggatgtattgatgTTGCCAGGTCtggaatgctgtagcgggacttttgtttcttagttttcttttctcttttctggtTGTGTGCAATCGTACTGCCGTTAGGTGTTACGTTGTTgcagatgctaggtgtaattggtatcttttgatgttaatatattccatttatcgaaaaaatatctaGTCTGGTTTGTGGCATCCTCGGTAGACACATAAAAGATCTTAATGGTTGGTACTTCTACTCTTTTTTGAACTATATGCAGAACTACAAATAAGCCTTGTTTTCAGAATATTAGGCATTGTGATCCGACTAATGTAGTGTTGTACTTATATCATTTTTGAATGAATGAACGGTGTTGCAGAAAGGCGCTCTACGGAGGCTATTGTTGTGGGAGCCAGGAAGATGGTAAAGGTCGCAGATTGGAGACACCGCGCACCGGCCTTTACGGTGGAGCTTGGTGTAGTGTCTGTGGAGCTTTGGGCTCTCCATATCTAGATGAGGAACAGCACCCCAGCTTATGTCTTGGTTACGTTCGGCTGGACTGTGCAGGGTGCACGATAGGGTAATGGCGGCCGACTAGTGTTTGGCAGCTTCCTTATCTTCCACAGTGTGGCCGGATGCGGCTGTTAATGGAGGCCATGCATAGTTGTTTGTCATCTCGTCGGTATTATATCTCTCATCTTCGGCTAGGGGGTTCGTGGCCTTTGGGACGACGTGAATGGTAGTGCTGTGTTGCATCGAGGTGTTAGAGTGTCGGTTTGGTTGCTAGGTTGACTTGATCGTTGACGTGAATGTCGGAGCGACAACTCCAGATGTTCGCATCCGCTGTGATGCATTGAGGTGTTTTGGTAACGGCTTTGGTCGCTAGGGTGACTTTGTCGTCGACTCATGTAGGGTGTGTTATGTGTTAATTATAtagttttcagtttttttttcttataaACTATCCAAGTATTTTTTTGACGTAATAGTTAAATACATTGCCTGAATTCGAAAAGTCACTTTTGAATGTAATAATTgatcaaaatttagaaaattgacTTTCAGAAAAACTGGAAAGGAGAAGATTCTACCTGCGCCAGAGTCAACCAAGCCTGCTCGGCGCATAGAGAGCCAGGCTGCCATGTGTCCACCGAGCATGGCCCAAGTGTCGCGCCAGCTCCTGCCACGTACATCTCCCTCCGCCCAATCCATGTCCTACCTGAGCTGAGCTGAGCTCTGTCCATGGCCCTACTCGCCACTTAATCGCCCTCTCTCCATCCGAACAAGCTCTCGGACAGCACCGGTGACCGTAAAGAGGATCAGGGGAAGAATTTGAGCTCTGATCGGAAGAGACGAGCTGCTAGGATGGGTTCGGAGACGTTTCTTGAGATCCTACTGGCCATCCTGCTGCCGCCGCTCGGCGTCTTCCTCCGCTTCGGCATCGGCGTAAGCTACCAAACCATCCCAGCGATTTCATCGTGCGTATGTATGATAGATTGATTCGGTGGTCGGTTGATGCCTGCAGGTAGAGTTCTGGATCTGCCTGCTGCTCACCCTGCTGGGCTACATCCCCGGCATCATCTACGCCGTCTTCGTCCTTGTTGCATAGTCTTATTAGTTCAGAGCTCAGGCTAGCTTGTTCTAGATTCGAGCTTCTGTTAGTTGGTTTGCTCTCTGCTTGGATAAGATCGATACCCCGCCTTGCTTGATGTACTCAATGGATGTTATTTAGTCACTGCATGTTTTGGTGCAAGGTTCGTACGTCCCATGCCATGAATAAAACCAGCTAGCTCATGTTTTTGTAGT
It includes:
- the LOC124680844 gene encoding low temperature-induced protein lt101.2-like, with product MGSETFLEILLAILLPPLGVFLRFGIGVEFWICLLLTLLGYIPGIIYAVFVLVA